Within the Chloroflexota bacterium genome, the region TAAGCCTATTGCCACCACAAGCGGCCAGTACGACGGTTGTGGCAGATGTATGTCGTGGTGTTCGTCTTCGCCTGAGCCACCCGCGACCGGGACGCCGCGCCGCACCTCGCGTCGTTTGCCCGCCCACCAGTCGTCCCTGTCGTACACGGTGGGAATCTCTGCGAAGTTATACTCCGGCGGCGGGGAAGGTATGGACCATTCAAGCGTCCTGCCATCCCACGGGTCGCCGCCTGCCAGTTCGCCCTTGCGCCAGCTCTTGACGATGTTGTGCATGAAAATCAGTATGCCGATGGCGAGAATTATCACGCCTGCGGTGGACACGCCGTTCCAAAGGTTCCAGCCCATGCTCGCGTCGTATGTGTATATGCGGCGCGGCATGCCGTCCAGCCCGAGGAAGTGCTGCGGGAAGAACGCAAGGTTGAAGCCCACCATCGTGATCCAGAAGTTAATTTTGCCCAGCGTCTCGCTGTACATGCGCCCCGTAATCTTCGGGAACCAGTAGTATATTCCCGCGAATATGGCGAATATCGCGCCGCCGAACAGAACATAATGGATATGCGCCACGATGAAGTAGGTGTCCTGCTGCTGCGCGTCTGAGGACGCCATGGAGTGCATCACACCGCTAATACCGCCGACCGTGAACATCGCCACGAAGCCCACGGCATATAACATGGGCGTTTTGAAATCAATCGAACCTCCCCACATAGTGGCCATCCAGTTGAACACCTTTATCCCTGTAGGCACTGCGATTGCCATCGTGGTAATCGTGAAGACGGTTACCGGGATAGGCCCGAGCCCTACCGTGAACATGTGGTGGCTCCACACCATCCAGCCCATGAAGGCGATGATAGCGCCAGCCAGCACGATTGTCGGATAGCCGAACAGCGGCTTCTTGGAGAATGTGGGCAGGATTTCGGATACGATGCCCATCGCCGGAAGAATCAGGATGTACACTTCAGGGTGTCCAAAGACCCAGAACAGGTGCTGCCAGAGCACGGGATCGCCGCCGCGCGCGACATTGAAGAAGTTCATCCCGAAGCTGCGATCGAAGTACAGTTCGATTAGCGCGACCGTGATAACGGGGAACGCAAGCACGATTAGGATGTTCGTGATGAAAGTCATCCATGTGAACAGCGGCAGTCGCATGAACGACATGCCCGGCGCACGCATGTTGATGATGGTAACGAGGAAGTTGAACGACGCCGCCAGGGACGCTATGCCTAGCACCTGCAGGCTGACTATCCAGTAGTCGATGCCGGTGCCGGGGTTTTGCTGCACACTTGTCAGTGGCGCGTAGCCGAACCAGCCGGCGTTTGTCGCGCCGCCGGTGAACCAGCTAATCTTCAGGATTATCGCGCCTGCGAGGAATGTCCAATAGCTGAAGGCGTTGAGACGCGGGAACGCTACATCCCGCGCGCCGATTTGCAGTGGAATTACGAAGTTGAAGAACGCGGCACTCAGCGGCATTATCGCCAAGAAGATCATCGTCGTGCCGTGCATTGTGAACAGCTGGTTGAATATCTCGGCGCTTACGATGTCCTGGTTAGGACCGGCGAGCTGAATGCGCATCAGGAGCGCTTCGATACCACCTGTCAGGAACAGAATGAACGCGGTAACGCCGTACAGCACGCCTATCTTCTTGTGGTCGATAGTCGTTATCCAATTCCATATCCCTGTAGGGTGTGTCGGTCTGGGTATAGGGAACGCCATTGTTGTCATCCCGTATCGCCTCCCGTTTCGCTCCGTCGTTAGGTGTGTGTGATAGTGAAGTGTGTGTAATTCGGATTTATTTCGATGGCATGTGCCGCTGTCGCGCACATCGCCGGAGCCCAGTCAGTTAATTGAGCGTCATAAGGTACGCTACGAGCGCGTCGATTTCGCCTTCCGTCAGTTCGTTCTCCGGGTCGATGTACGGTTCGCCGTCGCGCGCCATCAGGTTGCCGGGCTTCAGAGATTCCGGATCAGTTATCCATTCCTTAAGGTTCGCCTGCAGCATAGATTCGTTGATGAATGAGCGCCCCGTGGTTACGTCGGTAGGCATGCCTTGCGAGTTGATGTAGAGTCGTCGTCCGCTCGCATCCTCGAAGTCCACATCCGAATTGCGGAACATGCCGAGGTGGTTCAGACGCGTTGCCACATGGTTCAGGATGGGACCTGTCCTGCCGGGTATCCTGCTGCCGTCGTCGCGCAGTTTGATTACACTGTTGCTGTCTGCGTGGCAGCCGGAGCAACCCGCGTCTCGGAAGAGTTCCTTGCCGCGCGCCGCGAGCGGGTCCGAAGGCTCAGCAGCCGGGCTTGCCTGATGCAGCAGCCAGCGGTCAAATTCGTCGCGCGCGACTGCTACAACTTTGAAGCGCATATTGGCATGCGACACGCCGCAGAACTCGGCGCACTGCCCGAAGTATTCGCCGGGCACATACGCTTCGAACCACATCTTGTTGTCATTGTTCGGGATCATATCAACCTTACCCGCGAGCTTTGGCACCCAGAAGCTATGGATGACGTCCACCGAGTCCAAGAGGAAGACGACAGGCTCGCCGACTGGCACATACATCTCGTTGGCGACTGCGACCTGCTCGCCGGCATTGGTCGGGTGAGGATAGCGGAACTCGAACCACCACTGGTGGCCGATGACATCAACTTCAAGCGCCTGCGCGGTACTGTCCGCGGCGACGAATCTGCCCGCGTCCGCGTAGAAGATGCCCTGCACTGTGGGAACCGCCGCTACGACAAGCACGATGACCGGCGCAATTGTCCACGCGATTTCCAAGCGTGTGTTGCCGTGCGTTTGCGCCGGGTCGCCGTCACCTTCACGCCGCTTGAACTTGAATACCATATACAGGAGCGCGGCTTCGACGAAGACGAAGACCACCAGCCCGGCAAAGAAGATAACCCAGAAAATGAAGAGTTGGTTTTCGGCGACAGGACCGAGGGTTTCAAAGGTTGACTGGGGATTTTCGGGGTTGATGATGGTATTGCAGCCCGCAAGCAGGACAGTCAGAATGCCCAGCAATACCACGCCCGCTAACTTCTTCAAGCTCACTGCGCTTTTCAGCATATTGATACTTGTACCCTCTCGTTAGTTGCCTATTCCGTCGCGCTTCGGCTGACCCT harbors:
- the ctaD gene encoding cytochrome c oxidase subunit I — translated: MTTMAFPIPRPTHPTGIWNWITTIDHKKIGVLYGVTAFILFLTGGIEALLMRIQLAGPNQDIVSAEIFNQLFTMHGTTMIFLAIMPLSAAFFNFVIPLQIGARDVAFPRLNAFSYWTFLAGAIILKISWFTGGATNAGWFGYAPLTSVQQNPGTGIDYWIVSLQVLGIASLAASFNFLVTIINMRAPGMSFMRLPLFTWMTFITNILIVLAFPVITVALIELYFDRSFGMNFFNVARGGDPVLWQHLFWVFGHPEVYILILPAMGIVSEILPTFSKKPLFGYPTIVLAGAIIAFMGWMVWSHHMFTVGLGPIPVTVFTITTMAIAVPTGIKVFNWMATMWGGSIDFKTPMLYAVGFVAMFTVGGISGVMHSMASSDAQQQDTYFIVAHIHYVLFGGAIFAIFAGIYYWFPKITGRMYSETLGKINFWITMVGFNLAFFPQHFLGLDGMPRRIYTYDASMGWNLWNGVSTAGVIILAIGILIFMHNIVKSWRKGELAGGDPWDGRTLEWSIPSPPPEYNFAEIPTVYDRDDWWAGKRREVRRGVPVAGGSGEDEHHDIHLPQPSYWPLVVAIGLFIGGIGLVYPVGMYAISMVGVFIGTVAVYAWSFEPVNDPEEGEQAAH
- the coxB gene encoding cytochrome c oxidase subunit II; protein product: MLKSAVSLKKLAGVVLLGILTVLLAGCNTIINPENPQSTFETLGPVAENQLFIFWVIFFAGLVVFVFVEAALLYMVFKFKRREGDGDPAQTHGNTRLEIAWTIAPVIVLVVAAVPTVQGIFYADAGRFVAADSTAQALEVDVIGHQWWFEFRYPHPTNAGEQVAVANEMYVPVGEPVVFLLDSVDVIHSFWVPKLAGKVDMIPNNDNKMWFEAYVPGEYFGQCAEFCGVSHANMRFKVVAVARDEFDRWLLHQASPAAEPSDPLAARGKELFRDAGCSGCHADSNSVIKLRDDGSRIPGRTGPILNHVATRLNHLGMFRNSDVDFEDASGRRLYINSQGMPTDVTTGRSFINESMLQANLKEWITDPESLKPGNLMARDGEPYIDPENELTEGEIDALVAYLMTLN